In a single window of the Acipenser ruthenus chromosome 8, fAciRut3.2 maternal haplotype, whole genome shotgun sequence genome:
- the LOC117406943 gene encoding serine/threonine-protein kinase Nek5-like: protein MDKYEVVRMIGEGAFGKAFLVKAKENNGQCVIKEINFARMPVKEKEASRKEVTLLSRMKHPNVVTFLNSFEEKMKLYIVMEYCDGGDLMKRISMQRGLLFAEAQILDWFVQICMGLKHIHDRKVLHRDIKAQNIFIANNGMKVKLGDFGIARMLNNTTELARTCVGTPYYLSPEICENRPYNNKTDIWSLGCVLYELCTLKHPFEGSNLRQLVVKICRGHFVPVAPRYSYDLRILVTQLFKISPRDRPSVNSILKKPFLEKLIAKHLSPELIKEEFSHTVLHRKKPSASKPVGHVSAQAQEAKVLKSREHRSKARTPEKQHPQPEWKSPARNYQPEHKLVYPKPVLVERPMPRQCGQYGHYHAQLDLIQQRLPPQTPHCNQRADDYYRDRLHSPQAHQRPDVIHDEYLQRRQEANQYKIKVEKQLGLRPSTGDAYHHYRGQVQEQRVESPGEAQRQQARKPGSEEVYLKQLKEIRQQYHNDIKDIKVKAGEVQPPVNVETYLVKQGKPSDLPVRAQVTQERKEPVQDNDERLRQIMFENRQERKALEKKYKAKKGVMFEVPLEEDPKQEEEEMDILNQTLTFHDGDNLKQRDWKNVSIQGCLDMIAGDKAAPQKEPCRTDVNLVDRSSLENRRQWNQGPPQTLLNAIAAIEVTSVYPSMTGDVLGHAASVDEAAAENRKQWGADPPATLLNALANAELVLGTLTDDQRATFKSWSPKEDDEVASDIDVDDERLEPRSDDDDTNFEDSEDELNKEVAESMKSFMSPAEGEEQAEETKEIPPAVPEEEEEQKASIEGDTLTEKQHQPH, encoded by the exons ATGGATAAATATGAAGTTGTCAGAATGATTGGCGAAGGAGCTTTTGGAAAAGCTTTCCTAGTGAAAGCCAAAGAGAACAACGGTCAGTGTGTCATAAAGGAGATCAACTTCGCCAGG ATGCCTGTTAAAGAAAAGGAGGCTTCTCGCAAGGAAGTGACACTGCTGTCCAGGATGAAACACCCAAACGTGGTCacctttttaaattcatttgaag AGAAAATGAAGCTGTACATAGTAATGGAGTACTGTGATGGGGGTGATCTAATGAAGAGGATCAGCATGCAGAGAGGGCTCCTGTTTGCAGAGGCTCAG ATTTTAGATTGGTTTGTGCAGATCTGCATGGGATTGAAACATATCCACGACAGAAAAGTCTTGCATAGAGACATCAAAGCTCAG AACATATTTATAGCCAACAATGGAATGAAAGTAAAACTTGGAGACTTTGGAATTGCAAGAATGTTAAACAA CACAACGGAGCTGGCACGCACGTGTGTTGGCACACCATACTATTTATCTCCCGAGATCTGTGAGAATAGACCATACAACAATAAAAC GGATATTTGGTCTCTGGGCTGTGTGCTGTATGAACTCTGCACTCTGAAGCATCCA TTCGAAGGCAGTAACCTACGGCAGTTAGTGGTGAAGATCTGCAGGGGACACTTTGTTCCAGTTGCTCCGAGATATTCCTACGATCTGCGCATTTTAGTGACACAGCTGTTCAAAATCAGCCCCCGGGATCGCCCATCGGTTAACTCTATTCTGAAGAAACCCTTCTTGGAAAAGCTCATAGCCAAGCATTTAAGTCCTGAG CTGATAAAAGAGGAATTTAGTCACACTGTCCTGCACAGGAAGAAGCCCTCAGCATCAAAGCCTGTTGGACATGTTTCAGCACAGGCACAAG AAGCAAAGGTTCTGAAGTCCCGGGAACATCGATCAAAGGCAAGGACCCCAGAGAAGCAACACCCACAGCCTGAGTGGAAATCCCCTGCCAGGAACTACCAACCAGAACACAAA CTTGTGTACCCTAAACCAGTGTTAGTGGAAAGGCCTATGCCCCGCCAGTGTGGCCAGTATGGGCACTACCATGCACAGCTCGACCTCATTCAGCAGAGGCTTCCTCCACAGACCCCTCACTGTAACCAGAGAGCAGATGATTACTACAGAGACAGGCTGCACAGTCCTCAGGCTCACCAGAG ACCTGATGTCATACACGACGAATACCTGCAAAGAAGACAAGAAGCGAATCAGTACAAAATTAAAGTAGAAAAGCAGCTG GGGCTGCGTCCATCTACAGGAGATGCTTACCACCACTACAGGGGTCAagtgcaggagcagcgggtagaatcTCCAGGAGAAGCCCAGAGACAGCAAGCTAGGAAACCAGGCTCTGAAGAG GTGTACCTGAAACAGCTCAAAGAAATACGTCAGCAGTATCACAATGATATAAAGGACATTAAAGTCAAAGCAGGAGAG GTTCAGCCCCCGGTGAATGTTGAGACATACCTAGTGAAACAAGGGAAACCAAGTGATCTGCCTGTCAGAGCCCAAGTTACACAAGAGAGAAAGGAACCAGTCCAG GACAATGACGAACGTCTTAGACAAATCATGTTTGAAAATCGACAAGAAAGAAAAGCACTAGAGAAAAAATATAAAGCAAAG AAAGGTGTAATGTTTGAGGTTCCATTGGAAGAAGACCCAAAGCAAGAGGAAGAG GAAATGGATATCTTGAACCAAACCCTGACCTTTCATGATGGAGACAACCTAAAACAAAGAGACTGGAAGAATGTCAGCATACAGGGCTGTTTAGACATGATAGCAGGCGACAAGGCAGCACCACAGAAAG AGCCCTGCCGCACAGATGTAAATCTGGTGGACAGAAGCAGCCTGGAAAACAGGAGACAGTGGAATCAAGGACCCCCACAGACACTGCTCAATGCCATTGCTGCCATAGAAGTGACCTCAGTCTATCCTAGTATGACTGGGGATGTGCTTG GACATGCAGCTTCAGTGGATGAAGCCGCTGCAGAGAACAGGAAGCAATGGGGAGCAGACCCACCTGCAACGTTGCTCAACGCATTGGCAAACGCTGAACTGGTCTTAGGCACACTGACTGACGATCAACGAG CAACCTTTAAATCGTGGAGCCCAAAAGAAGATGATGAGGTAGCCTCTGATATAGACGTGGATGACGAGCGACTGGAGCCCAGATCAGACGACGATGACAC GAACTTTGAAGACTCGGAAGACGAGCTGAATAAGGAAGTTGCCGAGTCCATGAAGAGCTTTATGAGCCCCGCGGAGGGAGAAGAGCAAGCGGAGGAAACGAAGGAGATCCCGCCAGCTGTTCCTGAAGAAGAGGAGGAGCAGAAGGCTTCCATTGAAGGGGACACGCTCACAGAAAAACAGCACCAGCCACATTAA
- the LOC117406822 gene encoding GDP-Man:Man(3)GlcNAc(2)-PP-Dol alpha-1,2-mannosyltransferase-like, whose protein sequence is MAEHGLCLCELIRLLWSLLIPSLFACVVLTALLFFLILGIRLWMQQKRKNRQESDKSPVVAFFHPYCNAGGGGERVLWCALRALQKRYKHATYVVYTGDTGVTGEQIVEGAYRRFNIKLPGPVKFVFLETRQLVEASAYPYFTLLGQSLGSIVLGWEALIKCVPDIYIDSMGYAFTLPLFKYLGACQVGSYVHYPTISIDMLSVVRDRNPRFNNSAFISQNPILSNCKLLYYFMFAFLYGLVGSCSDVIMVNSTWTQNHILALWRCGARTSIVYPPCDVQTFLDIQLAEDEKKNHHSIVSIGQFRPEKDHSLQIRAFRKLLDKKTAEEQADLKLILIGGCRNHEDEDRVTQLRDLCEKLGIGDKVEFKINIPFEELKRHLAEATIGLHTMWNEHFGIGVVECMAAGTVILAHNSGGPKLDIVVPYDGGVTGFLADDEDSYAKAMDNILSSSPEKRLDIRRNARHSVGRFSDQEFERSFLAAVEPLMLTENR, encoded by the exons ATGGCTGAGCACGGGTTGTGTCTGTGTGAATTAATCCG ATTATTGTGGTCCCTGTTGATCCCCAGTCTCTTTGCCTGTGTGGTTTTAACAGCGCTGCTGTTTTTTCTGATCCTGGGAATTCGATTATGGATGCAACAGAAGAGAAAAAACAGACAAGAGTCAGATAAGTCTCCAGTGGTGGCGTTTTTTCACCCCTATTGCAATGCTGGAGGAGGGGGTGAAAGAGTGCTGTGGTGTGCGCTTCGAGCCCTTCAGAAGAG GTATAAACATGCAACCTATGTGGTATATACTGGTGACACAGGTGTGACTGGGGAACAGATCGTGGAGGGGGCTTACAGAAGGTTCAACATCAAGCTGCCAGGACCGGTGAAGTTTGTTTTCCTTGAAACGCGCCAGCTTGTGGAAGCCAGTGCTTACCCTTATTTCACCCTATTGGGTCAAAGTCTTGGGTCAATTGTACTGGGATGGGAGGCACTCATAAAGTGTGTTCCTGATATCTACATAGACTCCATGGGCTATGCCTTCACACTGCCACTGTTCAAATATCTGGGTGCTTGCCAAGTTGGGAGTTATGTTCACTACCCTACCATTAGCATCGATATGCTCTCTGTGGTTCGTGACAGAAATCCCAGATTCAACAATTCTGCTTTCATATCCCAGAATCCTATTCTTAGCAACTGCAAGCTTCTCTATTACTTCATGTTTGCGTTTTTGTATGGACTGGTAGGTTCTTGCAGTGATGTTATAATGGTAAATTCCACATGGACCCAGAATCACATCCTTGCTCTGTGGAGATGTGGTGCGCGCACGAGTATTGTGTACCCCCCTTGCGATGTGCAGACATTCCTAGACATTCAATTGGCGGAAGACGAGAAGAAGAACCACCATTCCATTGTTTCCATTGGCCAGTTCAGGCCAGAAAAGGACCACTCCTTGCAGATCCGAGCATTCCGCAAGCTGCTTGATAAGAAGACTGCTGAGGAGCAGGCGGATCTGAAGCTCATTCTGATTGGCGGCTGCCGTAACCATGAGGATGAGGACCGGGTGACTCAGCTCCGAGACCTGTGTGAGAAGCTGGGAATCGGGGACAAAGTGGAATTTAAAATCAACATTCCATTTGAGGAATTGAAAAGGCACCTGGCTGAAGCTACTATTGGGTTACATACCATGTGGAATGAACATTTTGGAATAG GTGTTGTGGAATGTATGGCTGCTGGAACAGTTATCCTGGCTCACAACTCGGGAGGCCCCAAGCTAGACATTGTGGTTCCCTATGATGGAGGAGTGACTGGATTTCTGGCCGATGATGAAGACAGCTATGCCAAAGCCATGGACAACATTCTCTCGTCTTCCCCAGAGAAGAGGTTGGACATCAGGCGAAATGCTCGCCACTCAGTGGGCAGATTCTCTGACCAGGAGTTTGAGAGGTCTTTCCTGGCTGCCGTGGAACCCCTTATGTTGACAGAAAACAGATAA